In Pseudobacter ginsenosidimutans, the following are encoded in one genomic region:
- a CDS encoding FecR family protein, which produces MESPDVFSRLLDKYLTQTITAEEQQEFFALIKSKKHVPELEAVVAEALEDASFDVAEDPVLREIIFERILQQRETPVRRVPLYRRWGWAAAILLLLGGTVYFYVTGDNRNKPVIAEQSRNNKSIQPGSSKALLTLSDGTVIPLDSAATGAIAQQGNASVIKLPNGEVRYDVNGSVSGKVMMNTMTTPNGGQYNLVLPDGSKIWLNAASSITYPAAFTGNDRQIKISGEVYMEIAKDKSRPFLVDIDGKSTVEVLGTSFNINSYTNEGRIKTTLVQGSVKVANLEKNGRRNGKGVMLQPGQQAVITGNTEEIRIQTANIEHVLAWKNGFINFESVSFQEIIRQIERWYNIDVQIEGPMPNVKIGGRMDRGVQLSDLMTFLNNFDIRTRLEGRKLILSQK; this is translated from the coding sequence ATGGAATCACCTGACGTATTTTCACGATTGTTGGATAAGTACCTGACGCAAACTATTACGGCTGAAGAACAGCAGGAATTCTTTGCGCTCATAAAAAGTAAAAAACATGTACCGGAGCTGGAAGCCGTTGTGGCAGAAGCGCTGGAAGACGCTTCCTTCGATGTTGCTGAAGACCCGGTTTTACGCGAGATCATTTTTGAACGCATCCTGCAACAAAGGGAAACACCGGTACGCAGGGTCCCACTCTACCGCCGCTGGGGATGGGCTGCTGCCATACTGTTGTTGCTTGGAGGGACCGTATATTTCTATGTAACCGGCGATAACCGGAATAAACCTGTTATTGCAGAGCAATCACGCAACAATAAGAGTATCCAACCGGGAAGCAGCAAAGCGCTCCTTACCTTATCAGATGGTACTGTCATTCCCCTTGACAGTGCAGCTACCGGCGCAATCGCACAACAAGGCAACGCATCCGTGATCAAGCTGCCCAACGGGGAGGTCCGCTATGATGTAAATGGCAGCGTTTCCGGTAAAGTGATGATGAATACAATGACCACTCCCAATGGTGGCCAGTACAACCTTGTGCTGCCAGATGGCTCAAAGATCTGGCTCAATGCCGCTTCTTCCATCACCTATCCCGCTGCATTTACCGGAAACGATCGTCAAATAAAGATCAGTGGTGAAGTGTATATGGAGATCGCAAAAGACAAAAGCAGACCATTCCTGGTTGATATAGATGGGAAGTCAACTGTAGAAGTGCTGGGAACAAGTTTCAATATCAATTCCTATACAAATGAAGGAAGGATCAAAACAACATTGGTACAAGGCTCTGTGAAAGTGGCCAACCTGGAAAAGAACGGCCGCCGCAACGGCAAGGGAGTTATGCTGCAGCCAGGACAACAGGCCGTGATCACCGGCAATACAGAAGAGATCAGGATCCAGACTGCCAATATTGAACATGTACTGGCCTGGAAAAACGGCTTCATCAATTTTGAATCTGTCAGCTTCCAGGAGATCATCCGGCAAATAGAAAGATGGTATAATATCGATGTGCAAATTGAAGGGCCGATGCCTAATGTAAAGATCGGAGGAAGAATGGACAGAGGCGTTCAACTGTCAGACCTGATGACCTTCCTGAACAACTTCGACATTCGCACGAGACTTGAGGGAAGGAAATTGATCTTGAGCCAAAAGTAA
- a CDS encoding RNA polymerase sigma factor → MRILNELQSLYPGKHNEKEIIQRLLEGDEQTYRQVYDQYWNRVYGVALSFLKSTQLAQDAVQLVFVRLWEKRSKLKDVSHFDAWFAALARNTIINALENRAFQLAAGPADELTPPDLLTPGYLLEYKSAVALIDEAVATLPPQQTAVFQLSREQGLSYAEIAQQLNIAPATVKSHMVRALNAIREYVRLHSGDIFLTTWLLTSILEYFF, encoded by the coding sequence TTGCGGATATTAAATGAATTACAATCATTGTATCCCGGAAAACATAATGAAAAGGAAATAATACAACGCCTGCTGGAAGGTGATGAACAAACCTATCGCCAGGTATACGACCAGTACTGGAACAGGGTCTATGGCGTTGCGCTCAGTTTCCTGAAGTCCACACAACTGGCACAGGATGCCGTACAACTTGTATTTGTACGCTTATGGGAAAAGCGCAGCAAGCTTAAAGACGTTTCTCATTTCGATGCATGGTTCGCAGCACTGGCCCGTAACACCATCATCAATGCACTGGAAAACCGGGCTTTCCAGCTCGCCGCCGGCCCGGCAGATGAGCTTACTCCTCCTGATCTTCTTACCCCTGGTTATTTGCTGGAATACAAAAGCGCCGTTGCTTTGATAGATGAAGCAGTGGCAACACTTCCTCCGCAACAGACTGCCGTTTTCCAACTGAGCAGGGAACAGGGATTATCCTATGCTGAAATTGCGCAACAACTGAATATTGCTCCAGCCACCGTGAAAAGCCATATGGTCCGGGCACTGAATGCCATCAGGGAATATGTACGCCTCCATTCCGGCGATATTTTCCTCACAACCTGGTTGCTGACCTCTATCCTTGAATATTTTTTTTAG
- a CDS encoding LytR/AlgR family response regulator transcription factor translates to MTFFCSPPASSVSPDSPKRRFSHLLCLFIKIKKHENIPLLLEEIVYLQAENKIVHATDRNGYRYMLDKPLSIMETELNPLSFFRANRQYIININYIKRFRTVEKVKVQVTMDLMIGEHSVVISQESAAAFRKWIQYADRYFLQLL, encoded by the coding sequence GTGACTTTTTTTTGTTCGCCTCCGGCGAGCTCTGTATCGCCCGACAGTCCAAAGCGCCGCTTCAGCCACCTGTTATGCCTCTTCATTAAAATCAAGAAACATGAGAATATCCCGTTGCTGCTGGAAGAGATCGTTTACCTCCAGGCGGAAAACAAGATCGTTCACGCGACCGACAGGAACGGCTACCGTTACATGCTTGACAAACCACTGAGTATAATGGAAACCGAGCTCAATCCCCTCTCCTTTTTTCGAGCCAACCGGCAATATATTATCAATATCAATTACATCAAACGTTTCAGAACTGTAGAGAAGGTAAAAGTGCAGGTAACGATGGATCTGATGATCGGCGAACACAGCGTTGTGATCAGCCAGGAATCTGCCGCTGCCTTCCGGAAATGGATCCAGTACGCGGACAGATATTTTTTGCAGCTCTTGTGA
- a CDS encoding transglutaminase-like domain-containing protein gives MMQTHPVAGGYKLSAPVAHKKAGFISLLLILLVSVCFNAHAQPPLVEWRNAVALPEDINQAEALARKYPDDPSAIRFIHQTFTFDRGENSYKDKVVTVRETSEIELIALQHRARAWYPQYYNNFVKIIQHHGTGSTKGKKVPGLFYQWEDRSVTDDGIFFDDNRMRFSAFSFNGPGNTGQINVTKDYLDSKYFTRIFFHEHYPLLEKVVTFKVPEWLTIDIKPFNMTGFKVEKSEETKKGYTYYTYKVANLEASKSESRQIGRAFSDPHLVIRVKSYERKGDLIKGFDKVDDVYNWNNRMYTMARNDPSKLKATVSRIVEGKNSDEEKIKAIYYWVQDKIRYIAYEDGYSGFIPSNAQDVLESKFGDCKGMANLLTEMLRLQGYDAHFSWIGTRQIPYSQSLPALCVNNHAITTLYFKGKTYFLDATEKFVPFGEDAYRIQGKEALVSKGEKFEILPVPLTDGKAHKVSTKADFTLNAQNMKGNVQVTLTGNERTDFHQLYQDLASVDREKFFKSFLQLGNDNIEVSGITNSDLSNREIPVQLSGVIDLSNHVHRIDKDLFLNLDFFPKTLGSYMPDEKRKRGYEFNSVLTYEDEFSLTIPGDRKFTDVPEKLQLSFPGYEFSGEYVVNGNKITLKKSLTIKNSTIDKADFDNWKKFLKSIKSFNSYYFSITQK, from the coding sequence ATGATGCAAACCCATCCTGTTGCAGGTGGCTACAAACTATCTGCGCCTGTTGCCCACAAAAAAGCGGGCTTCATTTCCCTGTTACTCATACTCCTGGTTTCCGTCTGCTTCAACGCCCATGCACAACCGCCACTGGTTGAATGGCGCAATGCTGTAGCCCTGCCTGAAGACATCAACCAGGCCGAAGCTCTCGCAAGAAAATACCCGGATGATCCTTCCGCCATCCGCTTCATCCACCAGACCTTCACGTTCGACAGGGGCGAGAACAGCTATAAAGACAAAGTTGTCACCGTTCGCGAAACCTCCGAAATAGAGCTCATTGCCCTGCAACACAGGGCCAGGGCCTGGTACCCGCAGTACTACAACAATTTCGTGAAGATCATTCAGCACCACGGAACAGGCAGTACCAAGGGCAAAAAAGTACCTGGATTGTTTTACCAGTGGGAAGACAGATCAGTTACCGATGATGGCATCTTCTTCGACGATAACCGCATGCGCTTCTCCGCCTTCAGTTTCAACGGCCCGGGAAACACCGGCCAGATCAACGTTACAAAGGATTATCTCGATTCCAAATACTTCACCCGCATCTTCTTCCATGAACATTATCCCCTCCTGGAAAAAGTGGTCACTTTCAAAGTACCCGAATGGCTTACCATCGATATCAAGCCATTCAATATGACCGGCTTCAAAGTGGAGAAATCAGAAGAAACGAAAAAAGGATACACTTACTATACCTACAAAGTAGCTAACCTGGAAGCATCCAAATCGGAAAGCAGGCAGATCGGCCGCGCCTTCTCCGATCCGCACCTGGTGATCAGGGTGAAATCATACGAACGTAAAGGCGATCTCATCAAGGGTTTCGATAAAGTGGACGATGTATATAACTGGAACAACAGGATGTACACGATGGCCAGGAACGATCCTTCCAAACTCAAAGCCACCGTCAGCCGGATCGTTGAAGGAAAGAATTCTGACGAAGAAAAGATCAAAGCCATTTACTACTGGGTGCAGGACAAGATCCGGTATATCGCATACGAAGACGGCTATTCCGGCTTCATCCCCTCCAATGCACAGGATGTGCTGGAAAGCAAATTCGGCGATTGTAAAGGCATGGCCAACCTGCTAACGGAAATGCTCAGGTTACAGGGTTACGATGCACACTTCTCATGGATCGGAACCCGTCAGATACCTTATTCGCAATCACTGCCCGCACTTTGTGTGAACAACCATGCCATCACTACGCTCTACTTCAAAGGCAAAACATACTTCCTGGATGCTACCGAAAAATTCGTTCCCTTCGGAGAAGATGCTTACCGGATCCAGGGCAAGGAAGCCCTCGTCAGCAAGGGCGAGAAATTCGAGATCCTGCCTGTTCCCCTCACAGATGGCAAAGCCCACAAAGTAAGCACCAAAGCGGACTTCACCCTCAATGCACAAAACATGAAAGGGAATGTGCAGGTAACCCTCACCGGTAATGAACGCACAGACTTTCATCAGCTCTACCAGGACCTGGCTTCGGTAGACCGCGAAAAATTCTTCAAGAGCTTCCTGCAGCTGGGTAACGACAATATCGAAGTATCCGGTATCACCAACAGCGATCTTTCCAACCGCGAGATCCCCGTTCAGCTCAGCGGTGTGATCGATCTCTCCAACCACGTGCACAGGATCGATAAAGACCTTTTCCTGAACCTCGACTTCTTCCCCAAAACACTGGGGTCCTATATGCCCGATGAAAAAAGGAAAAGAGGATACGAGTTCAACTCTGTGCTCACGTATGAAGATGAGTTCTCACTCACCATTCCCGGCGATAGAAAATTCACGGATGTGCCGGAGAAACTGCAGCTCAGTTTTCCGGGATATGAATTCAGCGGCGAATACGTAGTGAACGGCAATAAGATCACGCTGAAGAAATCGCTCACCATCAAGAACAGCACTATCGATAAGGCTGATTTCGATAACTGGAAAAAATTCCTGAAATCCATTAAATCTTTCAACAGTTATTATTTCAGCATTACCCAAAAATAA